Proteins encoded within one genomic window of Camarhynchus parvulus chromosome 14, STF_HiC, whole genome shotgun sequence:
- the LOC115909253 gene encoding cytochrome b-c1 complex subunit 2, mitochondrial, whose translation MKGFPVAARSLSKRFYSLKVAPKVSSSPTAAKVKLSPASQDFEITKLPNGLVIASLENFSPVSRIGVFIKAGSRYETTSNLGTSHLLRLASNLTTKGASSFRITRGIEAVGGSLSVHATREKMAYSVECLRDYVDTVMEYLLNVTTAPEFRPWEVAALQPQLKVDKTIARQNTQVGVLENLHAAAYKNALANPLYCPDYRIGNITPEQLHHFVQNNFTSSRIALVGIGIYHSTLKQVAEQFLNIRSGSGTPGAKAVYKGGEIRKQTGDSLVHAAIVAEGAVVGSPEANAFSVLQYVLGAGPLVKRGSNVTSKLAQAVAKATSQPFDVSAFNVNYSDSGLFGIYTISQAAKAREVIKAALNQVKAVAQGGVTDADVTIAKNQLKANYLMSVETSKGLLNEIGSESLVSGTHTSPSAAAQKIDSVATADVVNAAKKFLSGKKSMAASGDLGNTPFLDEL comes from the exons AAGAGATTTTACTCACTGAAAGTAGCTCCTAAAGTTTCATCTTCACCAACTGcagcaaaagtaaaattatCTCCAGCGTCTCAGGATTTTGAG ATCACAAAATTACCAAATGGCTTAGTTATTGCATCTCTGGAAAACTTTTCTCCTGTTTCAAGAATTGGTGTGTTTATTAAAGCAGGCAGCAGATATGAAACCACCAGTAACCTGGGAACTAGTCACCTGCTTCGTCTTGCATCTAATTTG ACTACTAAAGGAGCTTCCTCCTTCAGGATCACTCGTGGCATTGAAGCTGTTGGGGGCAGCCTGAG TGTGCATGCAACAAGGGAGAAAATGGCTTACTCTGTTGAGTGTCTGCGAGACTATGT TGATACGGTGATGGAATATCTCCTGAATGTTACCACAGCACCAGAGTTCAGACCATGGGAAGTAGCTGCTCTTCAGCCACAATTAAAAGTTGATAAAACAATTGCACGTCAGAATACTCAAGTTG GAGTTCTGGAAAACTTGCATGCTGCAGCTTATAAAAATGCTCTGGCAAACCCCTTGTATTGCCCAGACTACAGAATTGGAAATATTACTCCTGAGCAG CTCCACCATTTTGTACAGAACAATTTCACAAGTTCAAGAATTGCTCTCGTAGGAATAG GTATATATCACTCTACCTTAAAGCAAGTTGCAGAGCAATTCCTAAATATCCGAAGTGGATCTGGTACTCCTGGTGCAAAGGCTGTTTATAAAGGGG GAGAAATCAGGAAACAGACTGGTGATAGCCTTGTCCATGCTGCTATTGTAGCAGAAGGAGCTGTTGTTGGGAGCCCAGAAGCAAATGCCTTCAGTGTCCTTCAGTATGTTTTAGGTGCTGGGCCCCTTGTCAAGAGAGGAAGCAATGTTACCAGCAAATTGGCCCAAGCTGTTGCTAAAGCAACCAGCCAGCCATTTGAT GTTTCTGCATTTAATGTTAATTACTCTGATTCTGGGCTCTTTGGGATTTATACCATATCCCAGGCTGCAAAGGCTAGAGAG GTCATTAAAGCTGCTTTGAACCAGGTGAAGGCAGTTGCTCAGGGTGGTGTCACTGATGCTGATGTCACAATAGCAAA AAATCAGCTGAAAGCCAACTATTTGATGTCAGTGGAGACCTCAAAAGGGTTGCTGAATGAAATTGGCTCTGAGTCCCTGGTTTCTGGCACACACACAtccccatctgctgctgctcaaaaAATCGACTCTGTAGCCACTGCTGATGTTGTGAAT gCTGCAAAGAAGTTCCTCAGTGGGAAGAAATCAATGGCAGcttctggggatttgggaaataCTCCTTTTCTTGATGagttgtaa